A genomic stretch from Penaeus vannamei isolate JL-2024 chromosome 6, ASM4276789v1, whole genome shotgun sequence includes:
- the LOC138861937 gene encoding mucin-22-like produces the protein MSMLHLLKSTLQKGFPWSWCPSFSCPYSNIFRMLSSSIRVTCPVHSILGIAQESIDATTTASPAETTTQAATTQAATTQAATTQAATTLAATTQAATTQAATTQAATTLAATTQAATTQAATTLAATTQATTTLAATTQAATTQAATTQAATTLAATTQAATTQAATTLAATTQAATTQAATTQAATTLAATTQAATTQAATTQAATTQAATTQAATTLAATTQAATTLAATTQAATTQAATTQAATTQAATTQAATTQAATTLAATTLAATTQAATTQAATTQAATTLAATTQAATTLAATTQAATTLAATTQAATTQAATFQAATTQPPTTQKPISLAPTTEPATTPPKTAQSLETTTTTASVSTTTTGTTSTTSTHPPTTSTTPAAPTTAGHTFAPSDIAIVSISGENASALLPGTALAFAVTVAVQPLASVDVQY, from the exons ATGTCAATGTTGCACCTCTTGAAGTCCACCCTTCAGAAGGGTTTTCCCTGGTCGTGGTGCCCCTCCTTCAGCTGTCCATATAGCAACATATTCAGGATGCTGTCGTCCTCCATTCGGGTGACGTGCCCTGTCCACTCCA TTTTAGGTATTGCTCAGGAATCTATCGATGCTACCACCACAGCATCGCCTGCTGAAACTACAACTCAAGCAGCCACAACTCAAGCAGCCACAACCCAAGCAGCCACAACTCAAGCAGCCACAACTCTAGCAGCCACAACCCAAGCAGCCACAACTCAAGCAGCCACAACCCAAGCAGCCACAACTCTAGCAGCCACAACTCAAGCAGCCACAACTCAAGCAGCCACAACTCTAGCAGCCACAACCCAAGCAACCACAACTCTAGCAGCCACAACTCAAGCAGCCACAACCCAAGCAGCCACAACCCAAGCAGCCACAACTCTAGCAGCCACAACTCAAGCAGCCACAACCCAAGCAGCCACAACTCTAGCAGCCACAACTCAAGCAGCCACAACCCAAGCAGCCACAACCCAAGCAGCCACAACTCTAGCAGCCACAACTCAAGCAGCCACAACCCAAGCAGCCACAACCCAAGCAGCCACAACCCAAGCAGCCACAACTCAAGCAGCCACAACTCTAGCAGCCACAACCCAAGCAGCCACAACTCTAGCAGCCACAACCCAAGCAGCCACAACCCAAGCAGCCACAACCCAAGCAGCCACAACTCAAGCAGCCACAACTCAAGCAGCCACAACCCAAGCAGCCACAACTCTAGCAGCCACAACTCTAGCAGCCACAACCCAAGCAGCCACAACCCAAGCAGCCACAACTCAAGCAGCCACAACTCTAGCAGCCACAACCCAAGCAGCCACAACTCTAGCAGCCACAACTCAAGCAGCCACAACTCTTGCAGCCACAACCCAAGCAGCCACAACCCAAGCAGCCACATTCCAAGCAGCCACAACTCAACCACCCACTACACAAAAGCCCATATCACTAGCACCCACTACAGAACCAGCCACAACCCCACCTAAAACAGCACAATCACTTGAAACAACGACAACCACAGCTTCTGTAAGCACCactacaacaggaacaacaagcACAACCTCAACACACCCGCCCACAACCTCAACGACACCCGCCGCTCCTACCACTGCGGGCCATACCTTCGCGCCGTCGGACATCGCCATCGTCAGCATTAGCGGAGAGAACGCGAGCGCCCTGCTCCCGGGGACGGCGCTTGCCTTCGCCGTCACGGTCGCCGTCCAGCCGCTCGCCTCTGTCGACGTGCAG TATTGA